From Pandoraea vervacti, the proteins below share one genomic window:
- a CDS encoding nucleotidyltransferase family protein: protein MTRPSTPPVAILLAGGLGTRFDAAGRRNKLLAPLPGDPLNRPVALASAHALLAALPRVIAVVRPDSAELENVLLQAGCEVVMSHATKRGMGATLSAGINAAVDEDPPPGLEHLDGWLVALADMPYIHPNTLRAVANGLTSPEAIVAPSYQGQRGHPVAFGAAYTSRLAALDGDIGARDLLISEHITIVDVDDAGIVRDIDTPDDLR from the coding sequence ATGACCCGACCCTCGACGCCGCCCGTGGCCATTCTACTGGCAGGCGGACTCGGTACCCGCTTCGACGCGGCGGGGCGCCGGAACAAGCTGCTCGCGCCGCTGCCCGGCGATCCCCTGAACCGACCCGTTGCCCTTGCCAGCGCCCACGCGCTGCTGGCGGCGTTGCCGCGCGTGATCGCGGTCGTGCGCCCGGATTCGGCCGAGTTGGAAAACGTGCTGCTGCAAGCGGGTTGTGAAGTCGTGATGAGCCATGCCACCAAGCGCGGCATGGGGGCCACGCTCTCGGCCGGCATCAACGCCGCCGTGGACGAAGATCCGCCCCCGGGGCTCGAACATCTCGACGGCTGGCTCGTGGCGCTGGCCGACATGCCGTACATCCACCCGAACACCTTGCGCGCGGTCGCGAACGGCCTCACGTCGCCCGAAGCCATCGTCGCACCGAGTTATCAGGGACAACGCGGCCACCCGGTCGCGTTCGGCGCCGCCTACACCTCGCGTCTGGCCGCCCTCGATGGCGACATTGGCGCGCGCGACCTGTTGATTAGCGAGCACATTACGATCGTCGATGTCGACGACGCCGGAATCGTGCGCGACATCGACACCCCAGACGACCTACGCTAG
- the ilvA gene encoding threonine ammonia-lyase, biosynthetic: protein MSDAAPDYLKKILTAKVYDVAHESELEQARTLSMRLHNRIYLKREDNQTVFSFKIRGAYNKMANLSEAERERGVLTASAGNHAQGVAYSAARLGCKAVIVMPVTTPQVKIDAVKTHGGRAVEVVLAGDSYSDAFAHAMTLQAERGLTFVPPFDDPDVIAGQGTIGMEILRQHQGPLHAIFVPIGGGGLAAGVAAYVKSVRPEIKIIGVQSVDSDAMAQSIHAGERILLNDVGLFADGTAVKYVGEETFRLCSEYLDEVVRVDTDQLCAAIKDVFQDTRSVLEPSGALSVAGAKLYAEREKLKGETLVAITSGANMNFDRLRFVAERAEVGEAREAVFAVTIPEARGSFKRFTEVVGSRNVTEFNYRISEASSAHIFVGIQMHNRDEGERIRSGFERHGFPTLDLSNDELSKQHIRYMVGGRSALASHEVLYRFEFPERPGALMKFLSAMSPNWNISLFHYRNQGADYSNILVGIQVPDNEKAAFRDFLATLGYPYWDESDNPVYKLFLG, encoded by the coding sequence ATGTCCGACGCAGCTCCCGATTACCTGAAGAAGATCCTGACCGCCAAAGTCTACGACGTCGCCCACGAGAGCGAACTCGAGCAGGCCCGCACGCTCTCGATGCGGCTGCACAATCGAATTTATCTCAAGCGCGAAGACAATCAGACGGTGTTCTCCTTCAAGATTCGGGGCGCTTACAACAAGATGGCGAACCTCAGCGAGGCCGAACGCGAGCGCGGCGTGCTCACGGCGTCTGCGGGCAATCATGCACAGGGCGTCGCCTATTCCGCCGCGCGTCTGGGCTGCAAGGCCGTCATCGTCATGCCGGTGACCACGCCGCAGGTGAAAATCGACGCCGTCAAAACGCATGGCGGTCGCGCCGTCGAAGTCGTGCTGGCGGGCGACTCGTACAGCGACGCTTTCGCCCACGCCATGACGCTGCAAGCCGAGCGCGGCCTGACGTTCGTGCCGCCGTTCGACGACCCGGACGTCATCGCGGGTCAAGGCACGATCGGCATGGAAATTCTGCGTCAGCATCAGGGGCCGCTGCACGCCATCTTCGTGCCGATCGGCGGCGGCGGACTGGCGGCCGGCGTCGCCGCTTACGTCAAGTCGGTACGCCCCGAGATCAAAATCATCGGCGTGCAATCGGTGGACTCGGATGCCATGGCGCAGTCGATCCACGCCGGCGAGCGCATTCTGCTCAACGACGTCGGCCTGTTTGCGGACGGCACCGCCGTCAAGTACGTCGGCGAAGAAACGTTCCGCCTGTGCAGCGAGTATCTCGACGAAGTCGTGCGTGTCGATACCGACCAGCTTTGCGCGGCCATCAAGGATGTTTTCCAGGACACCCGCAGCGTGCTCGAACCGTCGGGCGCACTGTCCGTGGCCGGCGCCAAGCTCTACGCCGAGCGCGAAAAGCTCAAGGGCGAAACGCTCGTGGCGATCACCTCCGGCGCGAACATGAACTTCGATCGCCTGCGATTCGTGGCCGAGCGCGCCGAAGTCGGTGAAGCGCGCGAAGCCGTGTTCGCCGTCACCATTCCGGAAGCGCGAGGCAGCTTCAAGCGCTTTACCGAAGTGGTGGGCAGCCGCAATGTGACCGAGTTCAACTACCGAATTAGCGAGGCGTCCAGCGCCCATATCTTCGTGGGCATCCAGATGCACAACCGCGACGAGGGCGAGCGCATCCGTTCGGGCTTCGAGCGTCATGGCTTCCCCACGCTCGACCTGTCCAACGACGAACTGTCCAAGCAGCATATCCGCTACATGGTGGGCGGACGCTCGGCGCTCGCCAGCCATGAAGTGCTGTATCGCTTCGAGTTTCCGGAACGCCCCGGGGCGCTGATGAAGTTCCTCTCGGCGATGAGCCCGAACTGGAACATCAGCCTGTTCCACTACCGCAATCAAGGCGCGGATTACAGCAACATCCTCGTGGGCATTCAGGTGCCGGACAACGAGAAGGCCGCGTTCCGCGACTTCCTCGCCACGCTCGGCTATCCTTACTGGGACGAAAGCGACAACCCCGTGTACAAGCTGTTCCTCGGGTAA